One stretch of Enoplosus armatus isolate fEnoArm2 chromosome 1, fEnoArm2.hap1, whole genome shotgun sequence DNA includes these proteins:
- the znf408 gene encoding zinc finger protein 408, with the protein MASPAPPVPPALASFLSSLLPCGFAVGPSRLREGRLGLWWVGRSLEAGCLLGREGDTEWASKYHTDPMTQSRDELTMNSESKTGQTNSAEAEKALMEIAANKEALLQSAVWIKFACQARSRVQQNVAAQCACGEVCVGECVDVCLRVCRDVQPGTELLLYEDAVGKSQTADKPDAQDDDDAGRTDNKVEHKKDPEAVVTNISVTDEKEEHKREEEQHRNRRRCIKRSHTTTHMRKRRAEKIRSDRTANTSDSNIPTAGGHTDGAGRVPAAVDGHSRCESTDRQTDRGGLSAPPPVRCSSRLAAKPRRVHCLSSRGKQPAARPDAPTQTEAQGRSSGEASGEGEGEAAESVTEKVVSVTTVHPDAEAVAAACVAGAALTWHPEIRERRYRCSSCGKKFFQIGHLKKHQFSHTDEKPFSCQECGKNYTSAESFRAHQMSHRGERPFSCPHCEKTYGLKRDLKEHLVLHTGEKPYICEHCGKAFARRPSLRIHRLLHCSRMIYTQPPKVQCTICPKLLANSGSLRNHMKLHTGEKPHICQHCGKCFSQKGNLECHLRIHNGEKPYPCSECDLSFSQKPELRRHMFSHTGGGFLCSYCGKSLRDPHSLKSHERLHTGERPHRCPICGKGYTLATKLRRHIKSSHLMEKPYSCHCGASYTVRQSLLRHQAQHRTEGGTQEEVRAAESEGGRKEEKLVQEVAALGSSHPKPIRGRPKKNSLPQGEGEKGEGQVRRKRGRGKGGVKEARQEGRKVKENETSGAERGGDEEASGDIQHAVVYVHTDDLSTPSSTPLLLTSETSLPAGTEQELVEVVISEGAEQCIVVHGQQAVGELLILQEEGSGLSGLSGLSGLSVAQTVEINTV; encoded by the exons ATGGCCAGTCCAGCTCCTCCCGTCCCGCCAGCTCTCGCCTCGTTTCTGTCCTCGTTGCTTCCCTGCGGCTTCGCTGTGGGGCCTTCGCGGCTCCGTGAGGGCAGGCTGGGGCTGTGGTGGGTCGGCCGCTCGCTGGAGGCCGGATGCCtgttggggagggagggggacacAGAGTGGGCCTCGAAATATCACACCGACCCGATGACTCAAAGCCGAGATGAACTCACGATGAACTCTGAGTCCAAAACAGGGCAGACCAACAGCGCAGAGGCAGAAAAG GCACTGATGGAGATAGCAGCAAATAAAGAGGCTTTACTGCAGAGCGCCGTCTGGATCAA ATTTGCCTGCCAGGCGCGGAGCAGAGTCCAGCAGAACGTGGCAGCGCAGTGTGCCTgtggagaggtgtgtgtgggcgagtgtgtggatgtgtgtctgcgtgtgtgtcgGGACGTCCAGCCGGGAACAGAGCTGCTGTTGTACGAAGACGCTGTGGGAAAAAGTCAGACAGCAGATAAACCTGACGCACAGGACGACGACGACGCCGGACGTACAG ATAATAAAGTGGAACACAAAAAAGACCCAGAGGCTGTCGTTACCAACATATCGGTCACTGATGAAAAGGAAGAGCACAAAcgggaggaagagcagcacagGAACCGGCGCAGATGCATCAAGAGGAgtcacacaaccacacacatgaggaagaggagggccgAGAAAATCCGCTCGGACAGAACAGCTAACACATCCGACAGTAATATCCCGACAGCAGGTGGACACACGGACGGTGCAGGCAGAGTCCCAGCGGCTGTGGACGGACACTCACGCTGTGAATctacagacaggcagacagaccgCGGAGGCctctctgcacctcctcctgtccGCTGCAGCTCCCGCCTGGCTGCTAAACCACGACGCGTTCACTGTCTGTccagcagggggaaacaacCCGCTGCCCGCCCCGACgcacccacacagacagaggcacaGGGCCGGAGCTCGGGCGAGGCCTCGGGCGAGGGCGAGGGCGAGGCCGCCGAGTCCGTCACAGAGAAGGTGGTGTCCGTGACGACGGTTCACCCGGACGCTGAGGCTGTCGCAGCAGCCTGTGTGGCCGGGGCGGCTCTGACGTGGCATCCAGAGATCAGAGAGAGGCGCTACAGGTGTTCCAGCTGTGGCAAGAAGTTCTTCCAGATCGGTCACTTAAAGAAACACCAGTTCAGTCACACTGACGAGAAACCCTTCAGCTGCCAAGAGTGTGGGAAAAATTACACCTCTGCAGAAAGCTTCAGAGCCCATCAG ATGAGTCATCGCGGAGAGCGTCCCTTCTCCTGTCCTCACTGTGAGAAGACCTACGGCCTGAAGCGGGACCTGAAGGAGCACCTGGTCCTGCACACTGGAGAAAAGCCTTACATCTGCGAGCACTGTGGCAAGGCGTTCGCTCGCCGGCCCTCCCTACGCATCCACCGCCTCCTTCACTGCAGCAGAATGATTTACACCCAGCCTCCTAAG GTGCAGTGTACAATCTGCCCCAAGCTGCTGGCTAACTCCGGCTCTCTGAGGAACCACATGAAGCTCCACACGGGGGAGAAACCTCACATCTGCCAGCACTGTGGGAAGTGCTTCAGTCAGAAAG ggaACCTCGAGTGCCATCTGAGAATCCACAACGGAGAGAAGCCGTATCCGTGCTCCGAGTGTGACCTGAGTTTCTCCCAGAAACCAGAACTCCGTCGGCACATGTTTTCCCACACCGGCGGAGGTTTCCTCTGTAGCTACTGTGGGAAATCGCTGAGGGACCCGCACAGCCTGAAGTCCCACGAGAGACTGCACACTGGAGAAAGACCCCACCGCTGCCCTATCTGTGGCAAAG GCTACACTTTGGCCACCAAGCTGAGGAGACACATAAAGTCCTCTCACCTGATGGAGAAGCCGTACAGCTGCCACTGCGGCGCTTCCTACACCGTCAGACAAAGTCTGCTGAGGCACCAAGCTCAGCACAGGACCGAGGGGGGAActcaggaggaggtgagggcGGCGGAGTCGGAGGGAGGACGCAAAGAGGAGAAGCTTGTGCAAGAGGTAGCGGCTTTAGGCTCCAGTCACCCGAAGCCGATCAGAGGCCGGCCCAAGAAGAACTCGCTCCCtcaaggggagggagagaagggggagggtCAAGTGAGGCGGAAAAGGGGACGTGGAAAAGGGGGGGTAAAGGAGGCGAGGCAGGAAGGGAGGAAAGTCAAAGAGAATGAGACCTcgggagcagagaggggaggagatgaggaggctTCGGGTGACATCCAACATGCCGTCGTCTACGTCCACACAGACGACCTGTCCACGCCGAGCTCCACCCCTCTGCTCCTCACCTCGGAGACTTCGCTACCTGCAGGGACGgagcaggagctggtggaggtggtgatATCAGAGGGCGCAGAGCAGTGCATTGTGGTCCACGGGCAGCAGGCGGTAGGAGAGCTTCTGATCTTACAGGAGGAGGGGAGCGGACTCTCTGGACTCTCTGGACTCTCTGGACTCTCTGTGGCTCAGACGGTTGAGATAAACACAGTATAG
- the LOC139292663 gene encoding alpha-2Db adrenergic receptor-like, with product MDLSDVFAPVMATTPATLPSNSSLENVNQTSSSSPRSPPLPPHSQVASVFIVLVVTVIILGTVVGNVLVVVAVFTSRALRAPQNLFLVSLASADILVATLVIPFSLANEVMGYWYFGSTWCSFYLALDVLFCTSSIVHLCAISLDRYWSVTKAVSYNRKRTPKRIKTMISIVWLISIVISSPPLLMTQKEGNLETEEETDTRRQECLINNQTWYILSSCLVSFFAPGVIMILVYCKIYRVAKQRASTVFVAKNVVERQPSQSETCFVGTARTCQRKGAGCGESQYELNSPRPANRHSSSNIDSNSSSHRRGELDDIDLEERSCEADIKTVSSFSSALRFPRRAGGSVKIEEGKDAEGTTNRLKPPPPSCASISWASSDHFLLPSPVPHRSKQMSMSKHKVAQMREKRFTFVLAVVMGVFVLCWFPFFFTYSLHAVCRDNCTIPDTLFNLFFWIGYCNSCLNPIIYTIFNRDFRRAFKKILFETHKRT from the exons ATGGACTTATCGGATGTATTCGCTCCTGTAATGGCCACCACGCCGGCCACTTTACCGTCAAACTCTTCTTTGGAGAATGTCAACCAGACGTCCTCTTCCTCGCCGAGatctcctcctctacctcctcacTCACAGGTCGCGTCAGTGTTCATCGTGCTGGTGGTCACGGTCATCATCCTGGGGACGGTGGTGGGGAACGTGCTGGTCGTGGTGGCAGTGTTCACCAGCCGAGCCCTGAGGGCGCCCCAAAACCTCTTCCTGGTGTCTCTGGCTTCAGCGGACATACTGGTGGCGACGCTGGTCATCCCTTTCTCCTTGGCTAATGAG GTCATGGGATACTGGTACTTTGGTTCCACCTGGTGCTCCTTCTACCTGGCTCTGGACGTCCTCTTTTGCACTTCCTCCATCGTCCACCTCTGCGCCATCAGCCTCGACCGCTACTGGTCCGTCACTAAAGCCGTCAGCTACAACCGCAAACGGACGCCCAAGCGGATTAAAACGATGATCAGCATCGTGTGGCTCATATCTATCGTCATCTCCTCCCCGCCGCTCCTCATGACACAGAAAGAGGGGAATctggagacggaggaggagacagacacacgGAGGCAGGAGTGTCTTATCAACAACCAGACGTGGtacatcctctcctcctgcctcgTGTCCTTCTTCGCCCCGGGGGTCATCATGATACTCGTTTATTGTAAGATCTACCGCGTCGCCAAGCAGCGAGCCTCCACTGTGTTCGTGGCAAAGAACGTGGTGGAGCGGCAGCCGTCGCAGTCTGAGACCTGCTTTGTGGGCACCGCCAGGACCTGTCAAAGAAAGGGAGCCGGCTGCGGCGAATCCCAGTATGAGCTGAACAGCCCGCGGCCTGCGAACAGACACAGCTCTTCCAACAtagacagcaacagcagcagccacaggagaggagagctggaTGATATCGActtggaggagaggagctgcgAAGCTGACATAAAAACggtctcctccttttcctcggCTCTTCGCTTCCCCAGGAGGGCCGGCGGAAGTGTGAAAATAGAGGAAGGGAAGGACGCAGAGGGAACAACAAACAGGTTGAagcctccccctccttcctgcGCCTCCATATCATGGGCATCATCCGaccacttcctcctcccctctccggTGCCTCACCGCAGCAAGCAGATGTCTATGTccaaacacaaagtggcacaaaTGAGGGAGAAGCgcttcacatttgttttagctGTGGTGATGGGGGTTTTTGTCCTCTGCTGGTTCCCATTTTTCTTCACTTACAGTCTCCACGCTGTCTGCAGAGACAACTGCACGATCCCTGACACACTTTTCAACCTGTTCTTTTGGATCGGATACTGCAACAGCTGCCTGAACCCCATCATATACACTATCTTCAACCGAGACTTCAGGAGGGCCTTCAAGAAGATTTTATTCGAGACTCATAAACGAACATAA